A window from Streptomyces sp. NBC_00299 encodes these proteins:
- a CDS encoding SseB family protein, whose protein sequence is MANKNIPDSPFSDDDGSADPRLSAALAAWAEDRTAEGPVLEALKAARLLVPVVAVLGEVEEDENGLRREKTSDMAVPTLKAGERTALPAFTSTESLARWDPAARPVAVPLHQALQAAAHEKADTIVLDMAGPVPFELSGRSLLALAEGRTTTDPLTDPAVLAAVRAAVAAEPAVLRAHLGPGQADGTLALVLDPSEPPARAARAVAERLAADATLRARLVHGLDLALLPAEATPPGEPLFVRG, encoded by the coding sequence GTGGCGAACAAGAACATTCCCGACTCTCCCTTCTCCGACGACGACGGCTCCGCCGACCCCCGGCTGAGCGCCGCGCTCGCCGCCTGGGCCGAGGACCGCACCGCCGAGGGCCCGGTCCTGGAGGCGCTCAAGGCTGCCCGGCTGCTCGTCCCGGTCGTGGCCGTCCTCGGCGAGGTCGAGGAGGACGAGAACGGGCTGCGCCGTGAGAAGACCAGCGACATGGCGGTACCGACCCTGAAGGCCGGCGAGCGCACCGCCCTGCCCGCCTTCACGTCCACCGAGTCGCTCGCCCGCTGGGACCCGGCGGCCCGCCCCGTCGCCGTACCCCTGCACCAGGCCCTGCAGGCCGCGGCGCACGAGAAGGCGGACACGATCGTGCTGGACATGGCCGGCCCGGTGCCGTTCGAGCTGTCGGGGCGCTCACTGCTCGCGCTCGCCGAGGGCCGTACGACGACCGACCCGCTCACCGACCCGGCCGTGCTGGCGGCAGTACGCGCCGCCGTCGCCGCCGAGCCCGCCGTCCTGCGCGCCCACCTCGGCCCCGGGCAGGCCGACGGCACCCTCGCCCTCGTACTGGACCCGTCCGAGCCCCCGGCCCGGGCCGCGCGGGCGGTGGCGGAGCGCCTCGCCGCCGACGCGACACTGAGGGCCCGCCTGGTGCACGGCCTCGACCTGGCACTGCTGCCGGCCGAGGCGACGCCACCGGGCGAGCCCCTGTTCGTACGCGGATGA
- the mycP gene encoding type VII secretion-associated serine protease mycosin, which yields MTRRTGSLAVLLGACLAVLPPTAAHADSIRAQQWALDAMHTEEAWQTTKGKGITVAVLDTGVEDDHPDLAGNVLEGKDMVGFGAQRGDRAWARHGTAMAGIIAGHGHGAGNGDGVMGIAPEAKILPVRVILEDGDPARAKARSSRGNALAEGIRWAADHGADVINLSLGDDSKSAHPEAGEDEAVQYALKKGSVVVASAGNGGEKGDHISYPAAYPGVIAATAVDKFGTRASFSTRRWYATVSAPGVNVVIADPDHKYYEGWGTSAAAAFVSGAVALVKSAHPGLTPAQIKKLLEDTARNAPADGRDDSRGYGFIDPAAAIKEASRMEREKLQPAAYGEEYFGSGPDAAESGDDASSWTAPLAGGAGGLLLVSAVVVWRGRRGRREF from the coding sequence ATGACCCGCCGGACCGGCTCGCTCGCCGTCCTCCTCGGCGCCTGCCTCGCCGTCCTGCCGCCCACCGCCGCGCACGCCGACTCCATACGGGCCCAGCAGTGGGCCCTGGACGCCATGCACACCGAGGAGGCCTGGCAGACCACCAAGGGCAAGGGCATCACCGTCGCCGTCCTCGACACCGGCGTGGAGGACGACCACCCCGACCTGGCCGGCAACGTCCTCGAAGGCAAGGACATGGTCGGCTTCGGCGCCCAGCGCGGCGACCGCGCCTGGGCCCGGCACGGCACCGCGATGGCCGGCATCATCGCCGGGCACGGACACGGCGCGGGCAACGGCGACGGCGTCATGGGCATCGCACCCGAGGCCAAGATCCTCCCCGTCCGCGTCATTCTGGAGGACGGCGACCCCGCCCGCGCCAAGGCCCGCAGCAGCCGCGGCAACGCCCTCGCCGAGGGCATCCGCTGGGCTGCCGACCACGGTGCGGACGTCATCAACCTCTCCCTCGGCGACGACTCCAAGTCCGCCCACCCCGAGGCCGGTGAGGACGAGGCCGTCCAGTACGCCCTGAAGAAGGGCTCCGTCGTCGTCGCCTCGGCCGGCAACGGCGGCGAGAAGGGCGACCACATCTCCTACCCGGCCGCCTACCCGGGCGTCATCGCCGCCACCGCAGTCGACAAGTTCGGCACCCGCGCCTCCTTCTCCACCCGCCGCTGGTACGCCACCGTCAGCGCCCCCGGCGTCAACGTCGTCATCGCCGACCCGGACCACAAGTACTACGAGGGCTGGGGGACGAGCGCCGCGGCCGCCTTCGTCTCCGGAGCGGTGGCCCTGGTCAAGTCCGCCCACCCGGGCCTGACCCCGGCCCAGATCAAGAAGCTCCTGGAGGACACGGCCCGCAACGCCCCCGCCGACGGCCGCGACGACTCCCGCGGCTACGGCTTCATCGACCCGGCCGCCGCCATCAAGGAGGCCTCCCGCATGGAGCGGGAGAAGCTTCAGCCGGCGGCCTACGGCGAGGAGTACTTCGGCTCGGGTCCCGACGCCGCCGAGTCGGGGGACGACGCGTCGAGTTGGACGGCCCCCCTCGCGGGCGGCGCCGGCGGCCTGCTGCTGGTCTCGGCGGTCGTGGTGTGGCGGGGCCGACGCGGACGCCGCGAGTTCTAG
- a CDS encoding sensor histidine kinase, which yields MSVGTSSAPGAREVRRPSASRPGDLAELGIDPDDLPDGLVVADEHGHVICFNAAAERITAVRAADALGQRLEKALPLEDLEGRRWWQLTDPYGGLAIRRRQPERNLLLPGGREVLVSVRYVRGEPTGPVRRVVVSLRDTEARRRTERSHAELIATVAHELRSPLTSVKGFTATLLAKWARFTDDQKRLMLETVDADADRVTRLIAELLDISRIDSGRLEVRRQPVDMGAAVGRHIQAYVAAGQPADRFLLRVEQPLPDLWADPDKIDQVLSNLIENAVRHGDGTVTIDVTATASPREGEDTGTSVTVSDEGPGIPEESMNRVFTRFWRGSKRGGTGLGLYIVKGIVEAHGGAIEVGRASGGGAQFRFTLPVAAPAYLT from the coding sequence ATGAGTGTCGGCACGAGCAGCGCACCGGGTGCACGGGAGGTGCGGCGGCCGTCCGCGTCCCGGCCCGGTGATCTCGCCGAGCTCGGTATCGATCCCGACGACCTGCCCGACGGCCTCGTCGTCGCCGACGAGCACGGGCACGTCATCTGCTTCAACGCCGCCGCCGAGCGCATCACAGCCGTCCGCGCCGCCGACGCCCTCGGGCAGCGGCTGGAGAAGGCGCTGCCGTTAGAGGACCTGGAGGGGCGGCGCTGGTGGCAGCTGACGGATCCGTACGGCGGCCTCGCCATCCGCCGTCGGCAGCCCGAGCGCAATCTCCTCCTGCCGGGCGGGCGGGAGGTGCTCGTCTCGGTGCGGTACGTCCGTGGCGAGCCGACCGGACCCGTCCGCCGCGTCGTCGTCTCCCTGCGTGACACCGAGGCCCGCCGCCGTACCGAGCGCTCTCACGCCGAGCTGATCGCCACCGTCGCGCACGAGCTGCGTTCGCCGCTCACCTCCGTCAAGGGCTTCACCGCCACGCTCCTCGCCAAGTGGGCCCGGTTCACCGACGACCAGAAGCGGCTCATGCTGGAGACCGTCGACGCCGACGCAGACCGGGTCACCCGGCTCATCGCCGAGCTGCTCGACATCTCGCGCATCGACTCCGGGCGCCTCGAGGTGCGCCGCCAGCCCGTCGACATGGGCGCGGCCGTCGGGCGGCACATCCAGGCCTACGTCGCCGCCGGCCAGCCCGCCGACCGGTTCCTCCTGCGGGTCGAGCAGCCGCTGCCCGACCTGTGGGCCGACCCCGACAAGATCGACCAGGTACTCAGCAACCTCATCGAAAATGCCGTGCGGCACGGCGACGGAACGGTCACCATTGACGTCACGGCCACGGCGTCCCCCCGCGAGGGCGAGGACACCGGCACGTCGGTCACCGTGAGCGACGAGGGGCCCGGCATCCCGGAGGAGTCCATGAACCGCGTCTTCACCCGCTTCTGGCGGGGCAGCAAGCGCGGCGGCACGGGCCTCGGGCTCTACATCGTCAAGGGCATCGTCGAGGCTCACGGCGGCGCCATCGAGGTCGGCCGCGCCTCGGGCGGCGGCGCGCAGTTCCGATTTACGTTGCCCGTGGCGGCACCGGCGTATCTCACCTGA
- the rplT gene encoding 50S ribosomal protein L20, with amino-acid sequence MARVKRAVNAHKKRRAILEQASGYRGQRSRLYRKAKEQVTHSLVYNYNDRKKRKGDFRQLWIQRINAAARANGITYNRFIQGLKAANVEVDRKILAELAVNDANAFAALVEVAQKALPADVNAPKAA; translated from the coding sequence GTGGCACGCGTCAAGCGGGCAGTGAACGCCCACAAGAAGCGCCGGGCGATCCTCGAGCAGGCCTCCGGCTACCGCGGTCAGCGTTCGCGCCTGTACCGCAAGGCCAAGGAGCAGGTCACCCACTCGCTGGTCTACAACTACAACGACCGCAAGAAGCGCAAGGGTGACTTCCGCCAGCTGTGGATCCAGCGCATCAACGCCGCTGCCCGCGCCAACGGCATCACGTACAACCGCTTCATCCAGGGTCTGAAGGCCGCGAACGTCGAGGTCGACCGCAAGATCCTCGCCGAGCTGGCCGTCAACGACGCGAACGCGTTCGCCGCGCTCGTCGAGGTTGCCCAGAAGGCGCTGCCGGCTGACGTCAACGCCCCCAAGGCGGCCTGA
- a CDS encoding TrmH family RNA methyltransferase — MPPATPELISPRSPRVSAARRLAKRNFRGKERLFLAEGPQAVREAAAHDGTLVELFATLEAAERYADIVGEARDAGARVHLAAEQVIANVSTTVTPQGLVGVCRFIDTPFEEILAARPKLVAVLANVRDPGNAGTVLRCADAAGAEAVVLTDASVDLYNPKAVRASVGSLFHLPVAVGVPVERAVAGLKDAGVRILAADGAGTDDLDDELDKGSMGGPTAWVFGNEAWGLPEETRALADAVVRVPIHGKAESLNLATAAAVCLYASARAQRASGGCRTVTES; from the coding sequence ATGCCCCCCGCCACCCCCGAGCTGATCTCCCCCCGTTCCCCCCGGGTCTCCGCCGCCCGGCGGCTGGCCAAGCGGAACTTCCGGGGCAAGGAGCGGCTGTTCCTCGCGGAGGGGCCGCAGGCCGTGCGGGAGGCGGCCGCGCACGACGGCACGCTGGTCGAGCTGTTCGCCACGCTGGAGGCCGCCGAGCGGTACGCCGACATCGTGGGGGAGGCCCGGGACGCGGGCGCCCGTGTCCACCTCGCCGCCGAGCAGGTCATCGCCAACGTCTCGACCACCGTGACGCCTCAGGGGCTCGTCGGCGTCTGCCGGTTCATCGACACCCCCTTCGAGGAGATCCTCGCCGCCCGGCCCAAGCTCGTCGCCGTGCTCGCGAACGTACGGGACCCCGGGAACGCCGGGACCGTGCTGCGATGCGCCGACGCCGCGGGCGCCGAGGCGGTCGTCCTCACCGATGCGTCCGTCGATCTCTACAACCCCAAGGCCGTACGAGCCTCCGTCGGATCGCTGTTCCACCTTCCCGTCGCCGTCGGCGTGCCCGTCGAGCGGGCCGTGGCCGGGCTCAAGGACGCCGGGGTGCGGATTCTCGCCGCCGACGGGGCAGGCACGGACGATCTCGACGACGAACTCGACAAGGGCAGCATGGGCGGCCCGACGGCCTGGGTGTTCGGGAACGAGGCCTGGGGGCTTCCGGAGGAGACGCGGGCGCTGGCCGACGCCGTCGTGCGTGTCCCGATCCACGGGAAGGCCGAGAGCCTGAACCTCGCGACCGCCGCGGCCGTATGTCTGTATGCGTCGGCCCGTGCACAGCGCGCCTCCGGAGGGTGCCGCACCGTCACCGAGAGCTAG
- a CDS encoding serine hydrolase, whose protein sequence is MESPRARARRRRRSLLFTALALLTVVGGAAAGTVYVKAQAHSGKSPVSSASVSVQAGEEASVEPVAQPAVDHDAALAEAMESVSVEDGAEVSVAVLDPASGESATYGSGSFDTASVVKVDILAVLLLQAQDAGRQLTAAEKSYATAMIENSDNASASQLWRAIGEAAGLDAANKRLGLTATEGGDGMLWGLTQTTADDQLRLLQQVFGEDSELSEASRTYLRGLMGEIAVDQQWGVSAVADGSAWALKNGWLPRTATGLWDINSIGRVTVDGRAYLVAVLSGGNSTKAKGISLVEAAAGAAVSVFTGPDR, encoded by the coding sequence ATGGAGTCCCCCAGAGCTCGCGCCCGCCGGCGACGCCGGTCACTGCTGTTCACCGCGCTCGCCCTCCTCACCGTCGTCGGCGGCGCGGCCGCGGGGACCGTGTATGTGAAGGCTCAGGCGCACTCGGGCAAGAGCCCCGTATCGTCGGCGTCGGTGTCGGTTCAAGCAGGTGAGGAGGCTTCCGTGGAACCCGTGGCGCAGCCGGCGGTGGACCACGACGCAGCCCTTGCCGAGGCCATGGAGTCGGTGAGCGTCGAGGACGGCGCCGAGGTGTCCGTGGCGGTGCTGGATCCGGCGTCCGGTGAGAGCGCCACGTACGGCAGCGGCAGCTTCGACACGGCGAGCGTCGTCAAGGTCGACATTCTGGCGGTACTGCTGCTCCAGGCACAGGACGCGGGGCGACAGCTGACGGCGGCGGAGAAGTCGTACGCGACCGCGATGATCGAGAACAGCGACAACGCCTCCGCATCTCAGCTGTGGCGGGCCATCGGGGAGGCGGCGGGGCTGGACGCCGCGAACAAGCGGCTGGGGCTCACCGCGACCGAGGGCGGTGACGGGATGCTGTGGGGGCTGACGCAGACCACCGCCGACGATCAACTGCGGCTGTTGCAGCAGGTGTTCGGGGAGGACTCGGAGCTGAGCGAGGCCTCGCGGACGTATCTGCGGGGGTTGATGGGGGAGATCGCCGTCGACCAGCAGTGGGGCGTGTCGGCCGTGGCCGACGGCTCCGCTTGGGCGTTGAAGAACGGCTGGCTGCCGCGTACCGCCACCGGGCTGTGGGACATCAACAGCATCGGGCGGGTGACCGTGGACGGCCGCGCGTATCTGGTGGCGGTGCTGTCCGGCGGCAACTCGACGAAGGCGAAGGGGATTTCGCTGGTCGAGGCGGCGGCCGGGGCGGCGGTGTCGGTGTTCACCGGGCCCGACCGCTAG
- a CDS encoding DUF1844 domain-containing protein, whose translation MSETSPSGSAEQPDFNEMTRDIAEVPAVEVIVTVAVNLMSAAAVKLGLTEEGDKFKDLDEARKLVHALAGLLDASATEISSFHAAPLRDGLKSLQLAFREASIVPDEPGQGPGEKYTGPIYG comes from the coding sequence ATGAGTGAGACCTCCCCCTCCGGCTCCGCCGAGCAGCCCGACTTCAACGAGATGACCCGCGACATCGCCGAGGTCCCGGCTGTCGAGGTGATCGTGACGGTCGCCGTCAACCTGATGAGCGCCGCCGCCGTGAAGCTCGGTCTGACCGAGGAGGGCGACAAGTTCAAGGACCTGGACGAGGCGCGCAAGCTCGTGCACGCCCTCGCCGGTCTGCTGGACGCGAGCGCGACCGAGATCAGTTCCTTCCACGCGGCGCCCCTGCGCGACGGTCTGAAGTCGCTGCAGCTGGCCTTCCGCGAGGCGTCGATCGTCCCGGACGAGCCGGGCCAGGGCCCGGGCGAGAAGTACACCGGCCCGATCTACGGCTAG
- the rpmI gene encoding 50S ribosomal protein L35: MPKNKSHSGASKRFKITGSGKVLRERAGKRHLLEHKSSRVTRRLTGNAEMAPGDAAKIKKLLGK; the protein is encoded by the coding sequence ATGCCGAAGAACAAGTCGCACAGCGGTGCCAGCAAGCGCTTCAAGATCACCGGCTCCGGCAAGGTGCTCCGTGAGCGCGCCGGCAAGCGCCACCTGCTCGAGCACAAGTCGTCCCGCGTGACGCGCCGCCTGACCGGCAACGCCGAGATGGCCCCGGGCGACGCCGCGAAGATCAAGAAGCTTCTCGGCAAGTGA
- the pheT gene encoding phenylalanine--tRNA ligase subunit beta, which yields MRVPLSWLREYVDLPATETGRDVQEKLVSAGLEVETVEHLGADLKGPLVVGQVLTIEELTEFKKPIRFCTVDVGQANGTGEPQEIVCGARNFQVGDKVVVVLPGATLPGGFSISARKTYGKTSHGMICSSDELGMGDDGTKGIIVLPPETEVGKDAIELLELVDEVLDIAVTANRGDCLSIRGVAREAAIAYGLPLRDPALIDVPGPNAYGYPVQVSDPIGCDRFTARTVTGLSPEARSPIWLQRRLQKVGMRPISLAVDITNYVMMELGQPLHAYDRNLVQGTIGVRRAQEGEKLVTLDGTERKLHAEDLVITDERGPIGLAGVMGGANTEIADHDNAENASTEVVIEAAHFDQVSIARTARRHKLSSEASRRFERGVDPAAAAAAAQRTVDLLVLLAGGTAEGGVTEVIAPSAPHTITTPADHPDKVAGVEYGRETVVRRLQEIGCDVYGQDELIVTVPSWRPDLLESNDLAEEVIRLEGYENLPSTLPRPPSGRGLTHRQRLHRRVGRALAGAGYVEAPNYPFVSEQVFDQLGLEADDPARRVVKLVNPLNDEEPALRTSLLPGLLGALRRNDGRGSHDLALFETGLVFQPRAEQRVAGHLPVDRRPTDEEIAALNAVLPEQPRHVAVVLAGAREQAGWWGKGRPADWADAVQAARAVALEAGAELIVRAGQYGPWHPGRCAELAITVDGAPRVVGHAGELHPRVLKALGLPGRTCAMELDLDALEQVGDGVPQAPAISTFPVATQDVALVVDKPVPAAEVEAALREGAGGLLEGIRLFDVYVNDEQLGDGKKSLAYALRFRAGDRTLTVDEASAARDAAVALAGERTGAVLRG from the coding sequence ATGCGGGTCCCGCTTTCTTGGCTGCGGGAGTACGTCGACCTGCCGGCGACGGAAACCGGCCGCGACGTCCAGGAGAAGCTCGTCTCGGCGGGCCTGGAGGTCGAGACCGTCGAGCACCTCGGAGCCGACCTCAAGGGCCCGCTCGTCGTCGGTCAGGTGCTGACCATCGAGGAGCTGACGGAGTTCAAGAAGCCGATCCGCTTCTGCACCGTCGACGTCGGCCAGGCCAACGGCACCGGTGAGCCGCAGGAGATCGTCTGCGGCGCGCGGAACTTCCAGGTCGGCGACAAGGTCGTGGTCGTTCTCCCCGGCGCCACACTGCCGGGTGGCTTCTCGATCTCCGCGCGCAAGACGTACGGCAAGACGTCCCACGGCATGATCTGCTCCAGCGACGAACTGGGCATGGGCGACGACGGCACCAAGGGCATCATCGTGCTGCCGCCGGAGACCGAGGTCGGCAAGGACGCCATCGAGCTGCTGGAACTGGTCGACGAGGTCCTGGACATCGCCGTCACCGCCAACCGCGGCGACTGCCTGTCCATCCGCGGTGTCGCCCGCGAGGCCGCCATCGCCTACGGCCTCCCGCTGCGCGACCCGGCCCTCATCGACGTGCCCGGCCCGAACGCCTACGGCTACCCCGTGCAGGTCTCCGACCCGATCGGCTGCGACCGCTTCACCGCCCGCACCGTGACCGGCCTGAGCCCCGAGGCGCGCTCCCCGATCTGGCTGCAGCGCCGCCTGCAGAAGGTCGGCATGCGCCCGATCTCGCTCGCCGTCGACATCACCAACTACGTGATGATGGAGCTCGGCCAGCCGCTGCACGCCTACGACCGCAATCTGGTCCAGGGCACCATCGGTGTGCGCCGGGCGCAGGAGGGCGAGAAGCTCGTCACCCTCGACGGCACCGAGCGCAAGCTGCACGCCGAGGACCTGGTCATCACCGACGAGCGCGGCCCGATCGGCCTCGCGGGCGTCATGGGCGGCGCCAACACCGAGATCGCCGATCACGACAACGCGGAGAACGCGTCGACCGAGGTCGTCATCGAGGCCGCCCACTTCGACCAGGTGTCGATCGCGCGCACGGCACGCCGCCACAAGCTGTCCTCGGAGGCGTCCCGCCGCTTCGAGCGCGGCGTCGACCCGGCCGCCGCGGCGGCTGCCGCCCAGCGCACCGTCGACCTGCTGGTGCTGCTCGCGGGCGGCACCGCCGAGGGCGGCGTCACCGAGGTCATCGCGCCGTCCGCGCCGCACACCATCACCACCCCGGCCGACCACCCGGACAAGGTCGCGGGCGTGGAGTACGGCCGCGAGACCGTCGTACGGCGGCTGCAGGAGATCGGCTGCGACGTGTACGGGCAGGACGAGCTGATCGTCACCGTGCCGTCCTGGCGACCCGACCTGCTGGAGTCGAACGACCTGGCCGAAGAGGTCATCCGCCTGGAGGGCTACGAGAACCTGCCCTCCACGCTGCCCAGGCCGCCGTCCGGCCGTGGCCTGACGCACCGCCAGCGGCTGCACCGCCGGGTCGGCCGCGCGCTGGCCGGCGCTGGCTACGTCGAGGCGCCGAACTACCCCTTCGTCAGCGAGCAGGTCTTCGACCAGCTCGGCCTGGAGGCCGACGACCCGGCCCGCCGCGTCGTGAAGCTGGTCAACCCGCTCAACGACGAGGAGCCCGCGCTGCGTACGTCGCTGCTGCCGGGTCTGCTCGGTGCGCTGCGCCGCAACGACGGCCGGGGCTCGCACGATCTGGCCCTGTTCGAGACGGGCCTGGTCTTCCAGCCGCGTGCGGAGCAGCGCGTCGCCGGGCACCTGCCGGTCGACCGCCGCCCGACCGACGAGGAGATCGCCGCTCTCAACGCCGTGCTGCCCGAGCAGCCCCGGCACGTGGCCGTCGTCCTCGCCGGTGCGCGCGAGCAGGCCGGCTGGTGGGGCAAGGGCCGCCCGGCCGACTGGGCCGACGCCGTGCAGGCGGCGCGTGCCGTCGCCCTCGAAGCGGGCGCCGAACTGATCGTGCGGGCCGGGCAGTACGGGCCGTGGCACCCGGGCCGGTGCGCCGAGCTGGCGATCACCGTCGACGGTGCTCCGCGGGTCGTCGGTCACGCCGGTGAGCTGCACCCGAGGGTGCTCAAGGCGCTGGGTCTTCCCGGGCGTACCTGTGCGATGGAGCTGGACCTGGACGCGCTGGAGCAGGTCGGGGACGGTGTGCCGCAGGCGCCGGCCATCTCCACGTTCCCGGTCGCCACGCAGGATGTCGCCCTTGTCGTCGACAAGCCGGTGCCGGCCGCGGAGGTCGAGGCCGCGCTGCGTGAGGGGGCGGGCGGACTTCTCGAGGGGATCCGGCTGTTCGACGTGTACGTCAACGACGAGCAGCTCGGTGACGGGAAGAAGTCGCTGGCGTACGCGTTGCGCTTCCGCGCGGGGGATCGGACGCTGACCGTCGATGAGGCCTCGGCTGCTCGGGACGCTGCGGTGGCCCTCGCGGGCGAGCGGACGGGTGCGGTGCTCCGGGGTTAG
- a CDS encoding PP2C family protein-serine/threonine phosphatase: MFRIKGRVPRKVIAWGLPTAWGAMAITYKLTCPLAQQDGLGARVVTSAVFFAVGTGLIVHVRQALLRELRQVRRVAGAAQSALLRPLPARIDGLDVAAAQLSADRGACVGGDLYEVIATEHGVRAVMGDVRGHGITAIGTVAAVLGSFREAVHDEPDLGRVLQRLDRALARHVRERCRDPDSPAAEEFVTLLLLEIGQDGGLTVLNCGHPWPYLLSGTAVEPLARADPLPPLGPFPLPAELTPLPCGSLLPGDSLVLYTDGVEDARDARGRFFSLRAALIGTVRNSPITPQAVLRTLFTALIRHTKGRPADDIALLVLRNDRTHVHCSAPSGARGTARPAPHDPQPTNHL, translated from the coding sequence ATGTTCCGCATCAAGGGTCGGGTTCCCCGCAAGGTGATCGCGTGGGGGCTGCCCACCGCCTGGGGCGCGATGGCCATCACGTACAAGCTGACCTGCCCGCTCGCCCAGCAGGACGGCCTCGGCGCCCGGGTCGTCACCAGTGCCGTCTTCTTCGCCGTGGGCACGGGGCTGATCGTGCACGTCCGGCAGGCCCTGCTGCGTGAGCTCCGGCAGGTCCGCAGGGTCGCCGGTGCCGCGCAGAGCGCGCTGCTGCGGCCGTTGCCCGCGCGCATCGACGGGCTGGACGTTGCCGCCGCCCAGCTCTCCGCGGATCGCGGCGCCTGTGTCGGCGGTGACCTGTACGAGGTCATCGCCACCGAGCACGGCGTACGGGCGGTGATGGGCGACGTACGCGGCCATGGCATCACCGCCATCGGCACCGTGGCCGCGGTCCTCGGCAGCTTCCGCGAGGCCGTGCACGACGAACCCGACCTGGGCCGGGTGCTGCAGAGACTGGACCGGGCCCTGGCCCGTCACGTGCGCGAGAGGTGCCGGGATCCGGACAGCCCGGCCGCCGAGGAATTCGTCACGCTCCTGCTGCTGGAGATCGGGCAGGACGGCGGACTCACCGTCCTCAACTGCGGTCACCCCTGGCCGTATCTGCTGAGCGGCACGGCCGTCGAACCCCTCGCCCGAGCCGATCCTCTACCACCCCTCGGCCCGTTTCCCCTCCCCGCCGAACTGACCCCACTGCCCTGCGGCTCGCTCCTGCCCGGCGACTCGCTCGTCCTGTACACGGACGGTGTCGAGGACGCGAGGGACGCGAGAGGCCGGTTCTTTTCGCTCCGGGCGGCGCTCATCGGCACCGTACGGAACTCCCCGATCACTCCCCAGGCGGTCCTGCGCACGCTCTTCACGGCCCTCATCCGCCATACGAAGGGAAGACCGGCAGACGACATAGCGCTGCTGGTCCTGCGGAACGACAGAACCCACGTCCACTGCAGCGCCCCTTCAGGGGCGCGGGGAACTGCACGACCAGCCCCGCACGACCCGCAGCCGACCAACCACCTCTAG
- the pheS gene encoding phenylalanine--tRNA ligase subunit alpha: MSAPNKSYDPVEVEALKPEEIERMRDEALAAFAAADSLDALQEAKVAHTGGTSPLALANREIGALPPQAKAEAGKRVGQARGAVNKALAGRQAELEAERDQRVLVEEAVDVTLPYDRVPAGARHPLTTLSERIEDVFVAMGYEVAEGPQVEAEWFNFDALNIGPDHPARGEADTFFVQGPDGGTESGVVLRTHTSPVQIRSLLDRELPVYVICPGVVYRTDELDATHTPVFRQVELLAVDEGLTMADLKGTMDHMVQALFGEGMKTRLRPNFFPFTEPSAEMDMVCYVCRGESVGNPDRPCRTCSSEGWIELGGCGMVNPRVLKACGVAPEKYSGFAFGFGIERMLMFRHNVEDMRDMVEGDVRFTRPFGMEI, from the coding sequence ATGTCGGCACCGAATAAGTCGTACGACCCTGTCGAGGTCGAGGCGTTGAAACCGGAAGAGATCGAGCGCATGCGGGACGAGGCGCTCGCCGCCTTCGCCGCCGCGGACTCCCTCGACGCGCTCCAGGAGGCCAAGGTCGCCCACACCGGCGGCACGTCCCCGCTGGCGCTCGCCAACCGCGAGATCGGCGCCCTGCCCCCGCAGGCCAAGGCGGAGGCCGGCAAGCGCGTCGGCCAGGCCCGCGGCGCCGTGAACAAGGCGCTCGCCGGCCGTCAGGCCGAGCTGGAGGCCGAGCGGGACCAGCGCGTGCTGGTCGAGGAGGCGGTGGACGTCACGCTGCCGTACGACCGCGTACCGGCCGGCGCCCGCCACCCGCTCACCACCCTCTCGGAGCGCATCGAGGACGTCTTCGTGGCCATGGGCTACGAGGTCGCCGAGGGCCCCCAGGTCGAGGCGGAGTGGTTCAACTTCGACGCCCTCAACATCGGCCCGGACCACCCGGCGCGCGGGGAGGCCGACACGTTCTTCGTGCAGGGCCCCGACGGCGGCACCGAGTCCGGTGTCGTGCTGCGCACCCACACCTCGCCCGTGCAGATCCGCTCGCTGCTCGACCGTGAGCTTCCGGTGTACGTGATCTGCCCCGGCGTGGTCTACCGCACCGACGAGCTGGACGCCACGCACACCCCGGTCTTCCGCCAGGTCGAACTGCTGGCCGTGGACGAGGGCCTGACCATGGCCGACCTCAAGGGCACCATGGACCACATGGTCCAGGCCCTGTTCGGCGAGGGCATGAAGACCCGGCTCAGGCCGAACTTCTTCCCCTTCACCGAGCCGTCCGCCGAGATGGACATGGTCTGCTACGTCTGCCGCGGCGAGTCCGTCGGCAACCCCGACCGGCCCTGCCGTACCTGCTCCTCCGAGGGCTGGATCGAGCTCGGCGGCTGCGGCATGGTCAACCCGCGGGTGCTCAAGGCCTGCGGCGTCGCCCCGGAGAAGTACAGCGGCTTCGCCTTCGGGTTCGGCATCGAGCGGATGCTGATGTTCCGCCACAACGTCGAAGACATGCGAGACATGGTCGAGGGTGACGTCCGGTTCACCCGGCCGTTCGGGATGGAGATCTGA